The Humulus lupulus chromosome 3, drHumLupu1.1, whole genome shotgun sequence genome window below encodes:
- the LOC133821057 gene encoding uncharacterized protein LOC133821057: MAGASSSSSSFAEILTEIPELRGDNFKIWKERVLLHLGCADMDYAIRKDEPAAITVTSTAAQIALYEKWERSNRLSIMFIMSKIPLGMRGSVEQPEKVKDLIKLIDEQFDTSDKPLYNNLIHQFSSTKLTGVKGVREHISKMRDISAQLKKLDVVIPETFLVHYILNHLPPQYGPFKISYNTHKDKWSINELITMCAQEEARLLQEQGESAHMATQGKKRKPSKKDKGKNKVPPQGDIKKDSIKCFFCKKKGHAKKECAKFKKWMDDNGFTKPKEASGK, encoded by the exons atggctggag cttcttcatcatcctctagttttgctgaaatccttaccgaaattcctgagcttaggggtgataatttcaaaatctggaaggaacgagttcttcttcatttaggctgcgccgacatggactacgcaataaggaaggacgaacctgctgcaatcactgtgactagcactgctgctcagatcgcactatatgagaaatgggagcggtccaatcgcctcagcatcatgttcatcatgtccaagatccctctgggaatgcgtggatcggtggagcaacctgagaaagtcaaagacttgatcaaactgatcgatgagcagttcgacacttcggacaaaccactttacaacaacctcatccaccagttctcatccacaaaactcactggtgtcaaaggagttagagaacatatttcaaagatgagggacatttctgctcaactgaagaaactcgatgtagtcattcccgaaaccttcctggtccactacatccttaaccatcttccacctcaatatgggcctttcaaaatttcctacaacacacataaggacaaatggagtatcaatgaactgataaccatgtgtgctcaagaagaagcaaggctcctgcaggaacaaggtgaaagtgctcacatggccacccaaggcaagaaacgcaaaccatccaagaaggacaaggggaaaaataaagtgcctccccaaggtgatataaagaaggattccatcaaatgtttcttctgcaaaaagaagggacatgcgaaaaaggaatgcgccaagttcaagaaatggatggacgacaatg ggtttacaaaacctaaggaagccagtgggaagtga
- the LOC133823934 gene encoding mulatexin-like, translating into MKYLGSSLLLLPLTLSLFLVIVLADERDDHKCGPPVGNPPCGDTRCCSIHNWCGGGSDYCRGGNCRYQCWFVAHSSSHDLPRALLRNNNEGISKIVSESVYNEMFKHMKDCPSQGFYNYDAFLIAASSFPGFATTGDVTTRKRELAAFLGQTSQATTGQRSDSIDSHTWGYCHINGTTTMVDSENDYCTSSHWPCAPGKKYNSRGPVQLTHNYNYGLAGESLGIDLINNPDLVATDPIVSFKTAIWFWMTQHDNKPSCHDIVINANSQEKMNPSYFGTAHVIGNIINGHRPNNLVTDTATNSIAYYKKYCDMLEVSYGNNLKYWYDRLVDAHIQMPII; encoded by the exons atgaaatACCTAGGAAGTAGTCTTCTTCTCTTACCTTTAACTCTTTCCTTGTTCTTAGTGATAGTCCTTGCAGACGAAAGAGACGACCACAAATGTGGACCGCCTGTAGGCAACCCTCCATGTGGAGACACCAGATGTTGCAGCATCCATAACTGGTGCGGTGGCGGATCTGACTACTGCAGGGGTGGAAACTGCCGATACCAGTGCTGGTTCGTCGCACATAGTTCGAGTCACGATCTCCCCCGAGCGCTACTCAGAAATAACAATGAAGGTATAAGCAAGATTGTAAGTGAATCAGTTTATAACGAAATGTTTAAGCACATGAAGGATTGCCCTAGCCAAGGGTTCTACAACTACGACGCTTTCCTCATTGCCGCTTCCTCTTTCCCTGGTTTTGCTACCACCGGTGATGTCACCACTCGTAAGAGAGAGCTAGCCGCTTTCTTAGGTCAAACTTCTCAAGCAACAACAG GTCAAAGGTCTGATTCAATCGATTCACATACATGGGGATATTGTCATATTAACGGGACTACGACTATGGTCGACTCTGAGAATGATTATTGCACGTCCTCTCATTGGCCATGCGCTCCAGGCAAAAAATACAATAGTCGAGGACCTGTGCAACTCACTCA TAACTACAATTATGGGCTTGCTGGAGAAAGTCTTGGCATTGATTTGATCAACAACCCTGATTTGGTAGCGACAGACCCAATTGTATCGTTCAAGACAGCCATATGGTTCTGGATGACTCAGCATGACAACAAGCCTTCTTGCCATGATATTGTTATCAATGCTAACTCCCAAGAGAAAATGAACCCCAGCTATTTTGGTACTGCACATGTGATTGGAAACATCATCAATGGACATAGGCCTAATAATCTGGTAACCGATACAGCTACTAATAGTATCGCCTATTACAAGAAATACTGTGACATGTTAGAAGTGAGCTATGGAAATAACTTGAAATATTGGTACGACCGATTGGTTGATGCTCACATCCAAATGCCTATCATCTAA